The window GCTGCTTCATCGTGTCTGATCCCTTCTTGTAACCATATTACCTTAACATCCCCTTTCCTCTTTACTCTCTCTAGTACTTCATCAACTATTTTCGGAACCTCACTTGAAGGTCTAAACACTTCGACGACTTCTATTTGCTCTGGTACATCAAGAATTGATTTGTAGCTTTTTCTTCCAAGTATCTCATTAACAGTAGGGTTTATTGGAATTACGTTGTATCCTTTGTTTATTAAGAATCTGGGAACTTCATGAGCGGGCTTAGATGGATCCTTGGAAAATCCTATAGTTGCAATATTTTTATATTTCCTTAATACTTCTTCTATTACTTTCTCCTCGTCTACCATAGCTTATTATTAATTTCTGAGTTAAAAATAATTTTGGTGAAGTAACGGTTCCTCTTATTATAAAATTAAAGTAAAAGTAGATAGATGATTTTAAAATGGTAAAATTTAAAAAGATTGAGATTTAAGTAAATTCTTAAGAGGGGAATAAAAATAATGGATAAACTTGTTAAAGCATCGGTATCTATAATAGTGGTATTACTAGGTGTATTTGTTTTCGTAAGCGGATTATTAGGTATTATAAGGATCGCATCACCAGAGTTTCCCCCTTATTTAGGAATGTTGCTAATGACAGTCGGGTCTATTAGTACCGCCTGTATACTTACGGAAAGGAAATGAGTTTTGATTTCTAACAAGGTTTGCTTTTAGTCCTTTCAATATTTGACCACCTTAAGCCTATTTATGACGTTGTTTTAGTTTAATTAATCTTTTATTGAGTAGGGGGATGTAACTAAAGTTCTGGCTTACTCTTTTTCTTTAATTTAAGTTGTCATAAAAAGAATCTTAAAATCTCTATATATTCACAAGGTAAGAACACAAGAGATAATATATTGGGTACAGCGGACCCGCCGGGATTTGAACCCGGGACCACCGGCTAACTTCTCAGCGCCGACTAGAAGGCCGGCGCTCTGTCCTGGCTGAGCTACGGGTCCAATTACCAGAATTCATTTCCTAGATATGATTAAAATATTTTTCTCTCCTTACTATTCATATTCACGCCATACCTTACCGCACTTAGTACATTTATAAAATCTCGTAGCTGGTTCATCAGCACTCCTGGTTTGTAGTATCCAAAAGTATGCTTCATCATTTCCGCAAGAAGGACAGGATATTCCTCTAGTTAATTGTACTCCAGTTTTTGGCATATCACTTTCTAACACAAGTGTCTTTTCCTTTGCAGAATGTTTAATTACAGTTGTGATCTTGGCTTCTTTCTGATTCTCCGTGTCTATGTATCCACATTTTGAGCATTTATATACGGTTTTACCATTCTCTCTCCTAGGCATCATCATAGACCCACATTTTGGACAGAACTTCATGACGTC is drawn from Sulfolobus acidocaldarius SUSAZ and contains these coding sequences:
- a CDS encoding DNA-directed RNA polymerase subunit M encodes the protein MKFCPKCGSMMMPRRENGKTVYKCSKCGYIDTENQKEAKITTVIKHSAKEKTLVLESDMPKTGVQLTRGISCPSCGNDEAYFWILQTRSADEPATRFYKCTKCGKVWREYE
- a CDS encoding CoA-binding protein, coding for MVDEEKVIEEVLRKYKNIATIGFSKDPSKPAHEVPRFLINKGYNVIPINPTVNEILGRKSYKSILDVPEQIEVVEVFRPSSEVPKIVDEVLERVKRKGDVKVIWLQEGIRHDEAAERARKAGLVVIQDRCMYKEYVRKIGT